The genomic region GCCGGGCTTCTAGATCAGTCAAACCAACCTGTCAACCACTTTTTTCGAAGAAAATCACAAACTTAATCGAAGTTCTTTTCTTCTAACATCAACAAGACTCAATGCCCCGTCAACGCCGCCAGCCTACCAACACCCAGCATCTCTGCCAGACACCTTCAACCAACTCCAAGGACGCATCAGCCTGCCGCTTGCGGCGCCGCCGCCCTCGTTGTGGCGCCATATAGACCCCACCAAACAAAACTGTCAACGACCAATCATAACTTTTTCCAAAAATTCTTTCCACAGGCATCAAAGAAAAAGGGCCGCTCAAAGCGGCCCTATATATAAGCGTCATTCCGCTTCACGCAGAGAGCCATCCCATGCGGTCCGCCACGTCATTGGCAAGTGCACGCACGCGCCTGCCCATGCCTTCTATAATATCGGGGCGAGCCTCGGCAGCCATCATCGACAGGGCGATCCCGGCCGTGGGGTGGAACGGCCGGTCGCAGATCGCCGCGCCAATGCAGAACATGCCTTCGCGCAACTGGCCGTTATCCAGTGAATAGCCTCGTGCCTTTACTTCCGCCATCTCCGCTTCCAGGACCTTGAGAGACGGCGCGCTGGCCGGAGTGATCAGCTCCGGCCATTCGGAGGGCAGGTGACGGGCCAGTTCCTGCGGTGACATCGCGGCCAGCATGGCCTTGCCGGTCGCGGTAAAGACAGCCGGAACCCGCATGCCGATGCGGAATGTGATTCCGAGAGGTGCGGTCGAGTTGCGGCAGGACAGATAAATGACCTCCGGACCTTCCAGATGCGAGAGCGTCAATGTATGCGCGCCAAGGCCTTCCGCCTCTGCCACCGCCTCATGAAACGCATCGACGATGTCGCTGCCCGCCATGAACACATTGGCCCAGCGCACCGATTGCGATCCCATCGTGAAGCTTCCGTCGCTATTGAGCTTCAAGAGCTTGAGATGCACCAATGTCTGACAAAGCCCGTGCACACTGCTTTTCGGCAGGCCCGTGCGGCGGGCAAGATCGGAAAGCTTGAGCCCATCCGCAGAACCCTTGCCGCCTTCCTGTGCGGATTTTGCAACCTGATCCAGAATTTGAGCCGCGCGCATGACCGCCGGAACCAGTTTCTGGGAACCCTCTTCGTCGCTCGCCGTTTTCGTCATAGCCTTGCCATTCACCTGATCGACCGCCTGATTAACCGTTTGACTTTGGTAGTGACGGCCTGTTTAATTCAAAATACCGTAAGCTGTTCAATATACTGAACATGCTTTCTCTGCAAGACTGGGATGGAAAACCACTATGCTCGCTTTGAAAGACCCTTCGCTGCTCAAATCGCAATGCCTTGTTGACGGGCGCTGGATAGACGCCACGGACGGCGCCAAGATTGACGTGACCAACCCGGCAGACGGTTCGGTCATCGGCACTGTTCCCTCCCTTTCTGTCGCGACCATCAAGGAAGCCATCGACGCTTCCGCAAAAGCCTTCCCGGCATGGGCCGCCAGGACCGCCAAGGAACGCGCCGCCATTCTGCGCAAGTGGTTCGACCTGATCGTTGTCAATGCAGACGATATTGCTCTTATCATGACATCCGAACAGGGCAAGCCGCTTGCCGAAGCGCGCGGCGAGGTTCTTTACGCGGCATCGTTCATCGAGTGGTTCGCTGAAGAAGCCAAGCGTGTCTATGGCGACACCATCCCTGCCCCGCAGACCGGGCAGCGCCTGACGGTCATCCGCCAGCCGGTCGGCGTCACCGCCGCAATCACCCCTTGGAATTTCCCGGCGGCGATGATCACCCGCAAGGCAGCACCGGCGCTGGCTGCCGGCTGCACGATGATCGTTCGTCCTGCGGACCTGACTCCGCTGACGGCGCTGGCGCTGGGTGTTCTTGCCGAAAAGGCTGGCATTCCCGCCGGGGTCCTGCAGATCGTCACCGGCAAGGCGCGCGAAATCGGCGCCGAGCTGACGAGCAATGAAACGGTGCGCAAGCTCTCCTTCACAGGATCCACCGAAGTCGGTCGCCTGCTGATGGCGCAATGCGCGCCGACCATCAAGCGCATCTCGCTGGAACTGGGCGGCAACGCGCCGTTCATCGTCTTTGACGATGCCGATCTGGACGCAGCCGTCGATGGCGCGATGATTTCCAAATATCGCAATGCGGGACAGACCTGTGTCTGCGCCAACCGCATCTATGTGCAGCGCGGAATTTACGACAAGTTCGCTGAAAAGCTCGCGGCGAAGGTCAAGGAACTCAAGGTCGGCAACGGTACGGAGCCGGGCGTCGTCATCGGGCCGATGATCGAGCCGAAAGCCATCACCAAGGTCAAGGCCCATATCGATGACGCCCTGTCCAAGGGAGCGAAGCTCATCACTGGCGGCAAGGAACTGGGTGGCCTGTTCTTCGAACCGGGCGTGCTGACCGGCGTGACCGCCGACATGATCGTGGCCAGGGAAGAAACCTTCGGTCCATTGGCCCCGCTCTTTGCCTTCGACACGGAAGAAGAAGTCATCGCCATGGCCAATGACACGATCTTCGGGCTGGCAGCTTACTTCTATACGGAGAATTTCAGCCGCGCGATCCGTGTGAGCGAGGGGCTGGAATACGGCATGGTCGGCCATAATACCGGGCTCATTTCCAACGAAGTCGCGCCGTTTGGTGGCGTGAAGCAGTCGGGCCTCGGTCGTGAGGGCTCCAAATACGGCATCGATGAATATCTCGAAACCAAATATATTTGCAGCGCCTACAAGCGTTAGCAAAAGCCGGTTTCCAGTCCGTTCCCGAACTGTCCGGTGCAAAGCAATATCAAAGAGGATGGCGCGCATTGTTCGCGCCATCTTTTTTATCTATAGACGGTGTAATCGCTAATATGGCTTTCGCCGAAGATAATCCGGAAAATATATGCTGCGCCGCCTTTACGACTGGACGATTTCGCTTGCCGCAAGAAAATCCGCCGAATGGTGGCTGGCCATCATCGCATTCGTGGAAAGCTCCGTCTTTCTCGTACCCGCCGACGTCCTGTTTCTGCCGATGGCGCTAGCAAGGCCGGAGCGCGCCTGGCGCTACGCCTTCATTGCCACGGTTTCATCCGTCCTCGGCGGCATTGCAGGCTGGTATCTGGGCTATCACGCCTATGAACAGATCGCCAAGCCGGTGCTCGAAATGTACGGCAAGCTCGACACGTTCGAGCAATTGCGTGGCACGACCAGCGCCGACGCGATCCTGTTGATGCTGATCACCTCCGGCCTCGCGCATCTGCCGCCAATAAAGGTGGTGACGATCCTGTCCGGTGCAGCGGGCATCAATATCTGGCTGTTCATCGCATCGGCGATCGCGGCGCGCGGCGCACGCTTCTTCTTCCTAGCCTGGCTGCTGCGCCGCTATGGCGAACCGATCCGCCATTTCATCGAAAAGCGCCTGGGCCTGATCGCAAGTGTGGTGGCGGTTGCCCTGATTGCGCTGTTCTTTGCTGTGAAATACCTTCACGCCTGAGCGGTTCGCCCAAACTCGGTCAAAATGAACTGCTTGGAAACAAGGCAGATTTTGCGCTTAGATATATCCAGAGCACCTTTTCAGGGAAACCCACATGGCGTTTGCACTCAATAATCCGGTCGGCAAAACACAGGCATGGACCGCGGGCATAATGACCATCGGCCTTGCCGCAACCGTCGGCACGGCGCTGGGTTTCGAACATCTGGCTGGCTTCATGCCCTGCAAGCTCTGCCTCGAACAACGCACGCCTTATTATATCGGCGTTCCGGTTCTGGCGGCGGCGCGGGTCTCCTACGGCCTGAAATGGCCCCCGATCCTGACGCGCGGCCTGATTCTCATCGGCGCGCTGCTGATGACCTATGGGCTGGCGCTTGCGATCTATCACACCGGCGTCGAACTGAAATACTGGCCCGGCCCGATCGATTGCAGCGCCGCGACCATGAAGGTCACGCTGGATGCGGGCAATCTTCTGAGCGACCTCAATTCCACGCGCCCGCCCGCATGCGATAGCGCGCCGGGCCACTTCCTCGGCCTGTCCTTTGCCGGATGGAACGTCGTCGCAAGCCTGCTCTTTGCAGCGATCGGCTACTACGGCGCTTTTGCGAAAAGTGGGAAGTAAGAGCGGAAAACTATAGGAATCAAGGCTCCAGTTCGACATCCCAGTACAGAAAATCGAGCCAGCTGTCGTGCAGATGGTTGGGAGGGAAAAGGCGTCCGTTATTGTGCAGATCCTGCACGGTCGGCATGACCGGCTTCTGGCGCGGCCACATATGCGCGACGGCGGGCATCATGCCGCCCTTGCGCAGATTGCATGGTGAACAGGCGGCGACCACATTTTCCCACGTCGTCTCGCCGCCATGGCAACGCGGGGTAACGTGATCGAAGGTCAGGTCATGCGGCGACCCGCAATACTGGCACTCGAAACGATCACGCAGGAAGACATTGAAGCGGGTGAACGCGGGATAACGCGGCGGCTTCACATAATCCTTCAGGCAGATGACGCTCGGAACGCGCATGGAAAACGATGGCGAGGAAACGATGTGATCGTATTCCGCCACGATATTCACGCGTTCAAGAAACACCGCCTTGATCGCATCCTGCCAGGACCAGAGCGAGAGGGGATAATAGCTGAGCGGGCGATAATCCGCGTTCAGAACCAGCGCGGGCAAGCCACTGGTCGAGACGGTTCTGGGCGAGACGGCAACAGTCAAGGGCGCACCTCCTTCAGAGCAACTCCGAAAAAGGGCGAAATGGCTCTCCATGCGGAATTGCGCTTCTCATCGAAGCGCCGCGCGTCCATTTGGGCGCAACAACGACGCTCCAATCTCATGAAGACGGTGCGGCGATGCGCAGACAAATCAAGCTTCTGCGAATCGAAATACCGTCATCAGCCGATGTGGATAATGTAAGCCCGACGTGACAGGATTGTGAAGCGGAAACGCATTTATGCTTCGGGAAACACGCAAGATTTACAGAAGCGGCGCAGCCTCGCGTCCCTTGATAGCGGCATAATAGGCCCAGAACAATCGCGCCGCCACGCCACGCCACGGCGCCCAGTCTTCCGCAAGCTTGCGAAGCGCCACTGCATCGGGCCGGGTCTCGTGCGCAAAGGCATGGCCGACCGCCGTCTGCAACGCCACATCGCCCGCCGGAAACACGTCCGGATGACCGGCGGCAAACAGCAGATAGACCTCCGCCGTCCACGGGCCGATGCCCTTGATCGCCGTCAGAGCCGCGATCGCTTCCCCGGCAGGGAGTTCGCAAAGCCCGTGCAGGTCGAGGCCATCCCGGGCAAGCGCTTCGCTCACAGCCAGAAGCGTTCTCTGCTTTGGCCGCGA from Brucella intermedia LMG 3301 harbors:
- a CDS encoding YqaA family protein is translated as MLRRLYDWTISLAARKSAEWWLAIIAFVESSVFLVPADVLFLPMALARPERAWRYAFIATVSSVLGGIAGWYLGYHAYEQIAKPVLEMYGKLDTFEQLRGTTSADAILLMLITSGLAHLPPIKVVTILSGAAGINIWLFIASAIAARGARFFFLAWLLRRYGEPIRHFIEKRLGLIASVVAVALIALFFAVKYLHA
- a CDS encoding IclR family transcriptional regulator — translated: MTKTASDEEGSQKLVPAVMRAAQILDQVAKSAQEGGKGSADGLKLSDLARRTGLPKSSVHGLCQTLVHLKLLKLNSDGSFTMGSQSVRWANVFMAGSDIVDAFHEAVAEAEGLGAHTLTLSHLEGPEVIYLSCRNSTAPLGITFRIGMRVPAVFTATGKAMLAAMSPQELARHLPSEWPELITPASAPSLKVLEAEMAEVKARGYSLDNGQLREGMFCIGAAICDRPFHPTAGIALSMMAAEARPDIIEGMGRRVRALANDVADRMGWLSA
- a CDS encoding HNH endonuclease, with amino-acid sequence MTVAVSPRTVSTSGLPALVLNADYRPLSYYPLSLWSWQDAIKAVFLERVNIVAEYDHIVSSPSFSMRVPSVICLKDYVKPPRYPAFTRFNVFLRDRFECQYCGSPHDLTFDHVTPRCHGGETTWENVVAACSPCNLRKGGMMPAVAHMWPRQKPVMPTVQDLHNNGRLFPPNHLHDSWLDFLYWDVELEP
- a CDS encoding NAD-dependent succinate-semialdehyde dehydrogenase, whose product is MLALKDPSLLKSQCLVDGRWIDATDGAKIDVTNPADGSVIGTVPSLSVATIKEAIDASAKAFPAWAARTAKERAAILRKWFDLIVVNADDIALIMTSEQGKPLAEARGEVLYAASFIEWFAEEAKRVYGDTIPAPQTGQRLTVIRQPVGVTAAITPWNFPAAMITRKAAPALAAGCTMIVRPADLTPLTALALGVLAEKAGIPAGVLQIVTGKAREIGAELTSNETVRKLSFTGSTEVGRLLMAQCAPTIKRISLELGGNAPFIVFDDADLDAAVDGAMISKYRNAGQTCVCANRIYVQRGIYDKFAEKLAAKVKELKVGNGTEPGVVIGPMIEPKAITKVKAHIDDALSKGAKLITGGKELGGLFFEPGVLTGVTADMIVAREETFGPLAPLFAFDTEEEVIAMANDTIFGLAAYFYTENFSRAIRVSEGLEYGMVGHNTGLISNEVAPFGGVKQSGLGREGSKYGIDEYLETKYICSAYKR
- a CDS encoding disulfide bond formation protein B, which gives rise to MAFALNNPVGKTQAWTAGIMTIGLAATVGTALGFEHLAGFMPCKLCLEQRTPYYIGVPVLAAARVSYGLKWPPILTRGLILIGALLMTYGLALAIYHTGVELKYWPGPIDCSAATMKVTLDAGNLLSDLNSTRPPACDSAPGHFLGLSFAGWNVVASLLFAAIGYYGAFAKSGK
- a CDS encoding DNA-3-methyladenine glycosylase family protein; amino-acid sequence: MRRIDTLSDIEAGLEALVLADTRLADIRSRSHAVPLRRSEPGFESLASIIVAQQVSTASAAAIWARLKQAIDPLTPEAYIAGGEEAWRFAGLSRPKQRTLLAVSEALARDGLDLHGLCELPAGEAIAALTAIKGIGPWTAEVYLLFAAGHPDVFPAGDVALQTAVGHAFAHETRPDAVALRKLAEDWAPWRGVAARLFWAYYAAIKGREAAPLL